In Acidovorax sp. GBBC 1281, a single window of DNA contains:
- a CDS encoding VF530 family protein produces MTESEVPEPGEPPATTAPSTPSATPPAPPARQPRNPLHGITLEAIVVALHDYYGWEGLAQRVALRCFESDPSVASSLKFLRKTPWAREKVESLYLFMLREQKRQGGGPG; encoded by the coding sequence ATGACCGAATCCGAAGTCCCCGAACCCGGCGAACCCCCCGCCACCACCGCGCCCTCCACCCCGAGCGCCACGCCACCCGCGCCACCGGCCAGGCAGCCCCGCAACCCCCTGCACGGCATCACGCTCGAAGCCATCGTGGTCGCGCTGCACGACTACTACGGCTGGGAAGGCCTGGCGCAGCGCGTGGCCCTGCGTTGCTTCGAAAGCGATCCCAGCGTGGCGTCCAGCCTGAAATTCCTGCGCAAGACGCCCTGGGCGCGCGAGAAGGTCGAGAGCCTGTACCTGTTCATGCTGCGCGAGCAAAAGCGCCAGGGCGGCGGGCCGGGCTGA
- a CDS encoding circularly permuted type 2 ATP-grasp protein yields the protein MQKFDEMYTMLPFDGSDVRPHYKRYGQWLSGQPDEAMQARRAEAEMIFRRVGITFAVYGAKDEDGAGTERLIPFDLIPRIIPAHEWARMQQGLVQRVTALNRFIHDVYHGQDILHAGIIPSDLILKNAQYRPEMAGVDVPRDLYAHIAGIDIVRAPDASGNGIYYVLEDNLRVPSGVSYMLENRKMMMRLFPELFRTHRVAPVAHYPDLLLDTLRASAPAATAQPTVVVLTPGMYNSAYFEHAFLAQQMGVELVEGQDLVVKDNFVYMRTTRGLKQVDVIYRRVDDDFLDPQVFRPTSTLGCAGLMNAYRAGNVAICNAVGTGIADDKSVYPYVPDMIRFYLGEEPILANVPTWVCRKPDDLAYVLDHLHELVVKEVHGAGGYGMLIGPAATKAEIEEFRAAVLANPSGYIAQPTLSLSSCPTYVESGIAPRHIDLRPFVLSGQKVQMAAGGLTRVALKEGSLVVNSSQGGGTKDTWVLGEEGSVA from the coding sequence ATGCAGAAGTTCGATGAGATGTACACGATGCTGCCGTTCGACGGCAGCGACGTGCGCCCCCACTACAAGCGCTACGGCCAATGGTTGTCGGGCCAGCCAGACGAGGCCATGCAGGCGCGCCGCGCCGAGGCCGAGATGATCTTCCGCCGGGTGGGCATCACCTTCGCGGTGTACGGCGCCAAGGACGAGGACGGCGCCGGCACCGAGCGGCTCATTCCCTTCGACCTGATCCCCCGCATCATTCCCGCGCACGAGTGGGCGCGCATGCAGCAGGGACTGGTGCAGCGCGTCACGGCGCTCAACCGCTTCATCCACGACGTCTACCACGGCCAGGACATCCTGCACGCCGGCATCATCCCCTCGGACCTGATCCTCAAGAACGCCCAGTACCGGCCCGAGATGGCCGGCGTGGATGTGCCGCGCGACCTGTACGCGCACATCGCCGGCATCGACATCGTGCGCGCCCCGGACGCGAGCGGCAACGGCATCTACTACGTGCTGGAAGACAACCTGCGCGTGCCCTCGGGCGTGTCGTACATGCTGGAAAACCGCAAGATGATGATGCGGCTTTTCCCGGAGCTGTTCCGCACGCACCGCGTGGCGCCGGTCGCCCACTATCCCGACCTGCTGCTGGACACCCTGCGGGCGAGCGCCCCCGCCGCCACGGCGCAGCCGACGGTGGTGGTGCTCACGCCCGGCATGTACAACAGCGCGTACTTCGAGCATGCCTTCCTCGCGCAGCAGATGGGCGTGGAACTGGTCGAGGGCCAGGACCTCGTGGTCAAGGACAACTTCGTGTACATGCGCACCACGCGCGGCCTCAAGCAGGTGGACGTGATCTACCGCCGCGTGGACGACGATTTTCTCGACCCCCAGGTCTTCCGGCCCACCTCCACCCTGGGCTGCGCGGGCCTCATGAACGCCTACCGCGCGGGCAACGTGGCGATCTGCAACGCCGTAGGCACGGGCATCGCCGACGACAAGTCGGTGTACCCCTACGTGCCCGACATGATCCGCTTCTACCTGGGCGAGGAGCCCATCCTCGCCAACGTGCCCACCTGGGTGTGCCGCAAGCCCGACGACCTGGCCTACGTGCTGGACCACCTGCACGAACTGGTCGTGAAGGAAGTGCACGGCGCCGGGGGCTACGGCATGCTGATCGGCCCGGCCGCGACGAAAGCCGAGATCGAGGAGTTCCGCGCCGCGGTGCTGGCCAATCCCTCGGGCTACATCGCCCAGCCCACGCTGTCGCTCTCCAGCTGCCCGACCTACGTGGAATCGGGCATCGCCCCGCGCCACATCGATCTGCGCCCCTTCGTGCTGAGCGGCCAGAAGGTGCAGATGGCCGCCGGCGGCCTGACGCGCGTCGCGCTCAAGGAGGGCTCGCTCGTGGTGAATTCATCGCAGGGCGGCGGCACCAAGGATACCTGGGTGCTGGGAGAAGAAGGGAGCGTTGCATGA
- a CDS encoding LysR family transcriptional regulator: protein MDQIQAMRVFARVVEAGTFTRAADSLQLPKATITKYVQALEARLRVKLLNRTTRRVTVTADGAAYYDRTVRLLADFDDIEASMTHARATPTGRLRVDVGTSVARLLIIPRLEEFHARFPDIQIDLGVSDRPVDLIGDNVDCVIRGGELTDQSLVARRIGNLAFVTVAAPAYLERYGTPTHPLDLEGDHKSVIYFSPLSTRRYPLEFVRDGEMIEVTGPSQLAVNESNAYSAALVAARGVGQITLFQAARQLERGDLVRLLPEWSIPPIPIYVVYPPNRHLSAKVRAFVDWAAELFASERYLQT, encoded by the coding sequence ATGGACCAGATCCAGGCCATGCGGGTTTTTGCAAGGGTGGTGGAGGCAGGTACGTTCACGCGGGCGGCCGATTCGCTGCAATTGCCCAAGGCGACCATTACCAAGTACGTGCAGGCGCTTGAGGCGCGGCTGCGCGTGAAGCTGCTCAACCGCACCACGCGGCGCGTGACCGTCACGGCCGATGGGGCGGCCTACTACGACCGAACGGTGCGCCTGCTCGCCGATTTCGACGACATCGAGGCGAGCATGACGCACGCGCGCGCCACGCCCACCGGCCGGCTGCGCGTGGACGTGGGCACCTCGGTGGCGCGGCTGCTCATCATTCCGCGGCTGGAGGAGTTCCATGCGCGGTTTCCCGACATCCAGATCGACCTGGGGGTGAGCGACCGGCCGGTGGATTTGATCGGCGACAACGTCGACTGCGTGATCCGCGGCGGCGAGTTGACCGACCAGTCGCTGGTGGCACGGCGCATCGGCAACCTGGCCTTCGTCACCGTGGCCGCGCCGGCCTACCTGGAGCGCTACGGCACGCCCACCCACCCCCTCGATCTGGAGGGCGACCACAAGAGCGTGATCTATTTCTCGCCGCTGTCCACCCGCCGCTATCCACTGGAGTTCGTGCGCGACGGCGAGATGATCGAGGTCACCGGGCCCTCGCAACTGGCGGTAAACGAGTCCAACGCCTACTCGGCGGCGCTGGTCGCGGCGCGCGGCGTGGGGCAGATCACGCTGTTCCAGGCGGCCCGGCAACTGGAGCGCGGCGACCTCGTGCGGCTGCTGCCCGAGTGGTCCATTCCGCCCATCCCGATCTACGTGGTGTACCCGCCCAACCGGCACCTGAGCGCCAAGGTGCGGGCCTTCGTGGACTGGGCGGCCGAGCTGTTCGCCAGCGAGCGGTATCTGCAGACCTGA
- a CDS encoding alpha-E domain-containing protein, which produces MLSRTADHLFWMSRYTERAENTARMLNVSYETSLLPQSADVAQESWLGLLSISELIPAYTARHGEVTREGVLEFMVRDGNNPSSILSCLRAARENARAVRGALTTEVWETQNQTWLELHRQLEGSLFERDPGQFFEWVKYRSHLSRGVTLGTMLQDEAFHFLRLGTFLERSDNTARLLDVKFHAVQSDFHGSGTRDRSRAAPQEFDFYHWSAILRSVSAFEVYRRVYRDVITPERVADLLILRRDMPRSLHASLHEVGENLAVVANDQSSETQRKAGRLLADLRYGRIDEILSTGLHAYLTQFLDRVNELGAGISRDFLVPVPA; this is translated from the coding sequence ATGCTGAGCCGCACTGCCGATCACTTGTTCTGGATGTCCCGCTATACCGAGCGGGCAGAAAACACCGCCCGCATGCTCAACGTGAGCTACGAGACTTCGCTGCTCCCGCAGTCGGCCGACGTGGCGCAGGAGAGCTGGCTGGGCCTGCTGTCGATCAGCGAACTGATCCCCGCCTACACCGCGCGGCACGGCGAGGTCACGCGCGAAGGGGTGCTGGAGTTCATGGTGCGCGACGGCAACAACCCGTCGTCCATCCTGTCGTGCCTGCGCGCCGCGCGCGAGAACGCCCGGGCCGTGCGCGGGGCGCTCACCACCGAGGTGTGGGAGACGCAGAACCAGACTTGGCTGGAGCTGCACCGCCAGCTGGAAGGCAGCTTGTTCGAACGCGATCCGGGCCAGTTCTTCGAATGGGTCAAGTACCGCTCGCACCTGTCGCGCGGCGTTACGCTGGGCACCATGCTGCAGGACGAGGCCTTTCATTTCCTGCGGCTGGGCACGTTCCTCGAGCGCTCGGACAACACCGCGCGGCTGCTGGACGTGAAGTTCCACGCGGTGCAGAGCGACTTCCACGGATCGGGCACGCGCGACCGCAGTCGGGCCGCGCCGCAGGAGTTCGACTTCTACCACTGGAGCGCCATCCTGCGCAGCGTGTCGGCGTTTGAGGTGTACCGCCGCGTGTACCGCGACGTCATCACGCCCGAGCGCGTGGCCGACCTGCTCATCCTGCGCCGCGACATGCCGCGCTCGCTGCACGCCAGCCTGCACGAGGTGGGCGAGAACCTGGCGGTGGTGGCCAACGACCAGTCGTCGGAAACCCAGCGCAAGGCGGGCCGGCTGCTGGCCGACCTGCGCTACGGCCGCATCGACGAGATCCTGTCCACCGGGCTGCATGCGTACCTTACGCAGTTCCTGGACCGGGTGAACGAGCTGGGCGCGGGCATCAGCCGCGACTTCCTGGTGCCCGTGCCGGCCTGA
- a CDS encoding RidA family protein → MSVYDKLKELDITLPPVSVPAAAYVPYVQTGNLVFLSGHIARKDGKPWAAQFGRSITTEEGKAAARAVAIDLLGTLHAATGGDLNRVKRIVKVMSLVNSTGEFTEQHLVTNGASELFGQVFGDKGVHARSAFGVAQIPMGACVEIELIAELG, encoded by the coding sequence ATGAGCGTTTACGACAAGCTGAAAGAACTCGACATCACCCTGCCCCCCGTCTCGGTCCCCGCCGCGGCCTACGTGCCCTATGTGCAGACCGGCAACCTGGTGTTCCTGAGCGGGCACATCGCGCGCAAGGACGGCAAGCCCTGGGCCGCGCAGTTCGGCCGCAGCATCACCACCGAAGAAGGCAAGGCGGCCGCGCGGGCCGTGGCCATCGACCTGCTGGGCACGCTGCATGCGGCCACCGGCGGCGACCTGAACCGGGTCAAGCGCATCGTCAAGGTGATGAGCCTGGTCAATTCGACGGGCGAGTTCACCGAACAGCATCTGGTGACCAACGGCGCGAGCGAACTGTTCGGCCAGGTGTTCGGCGACAAGGGCGTGCACGCCCGCAGCGCCTTCGGCGTGGCGCAGATCCCCATGGGCGCCTGCGTGGAAATCGAATTGATCGCCGAACTGGGCTGA
- a CDS encoding DNA internalization-related competence protein ComEC/Rec2 has product MPQPSPAPAVLATPAMARPWRWPWWLVGVLAGAVLQLTQAALWPLAAYAAAALGGLLGAVAAVVPSGRGRRPAWCGSRGWMLACGLVFMGGATGLRALLFLQGALPPALEGRDIAIVGVVAAMPQTGDSGVRLRMAVESAVLDGQAVTVPPVIDVAWYVGTFGEAAGAADVRRLSTQVQAGERWRMTVRLKAPHGLRNPHGFDAELAWWEQGVQATGYVRTGARDEPPRRLEATWRYPVQRARQAVRDAILAHLAPVDAGTGLDDGGNAARTRAAGVVAALVTGDQRAIDRADWDVFRATGVAHLVSISGLHITLFAWLAAAGVGALWRRVPRWCLALPAPTAALAGGVLLAWAYAVFSGWGVPAQRTVCMLATVALLRLSGRRWPWPQVWLLACAVVVLADPWALLQAGFWLSFVAVAVLFATDSIAKEANESRASGRLASMLREQWVVTLALTPLTLLLFGQVSVVGLLANLVAIPWITLLVTPLALAGTLWAPLWTAAAWCVLPFAGLLQWLAALPWAAVSLPAAPVWAGVAGVAGGTLLALRWPWPLRALGVPLLIPVLWWQPHRPPPGQFDLLAADVGQGQAVLVRTARHAMLYDAGPRYGLDSDAGDRVLVPLLRSMGERIDLLMLSHRDTDHTGGASAVLAQQPQAGLMGSIENEHALQQLRPAAPCLAGQRWAWDGVLFEVLHPLEAQASLPSDGPRPAVRPNTLSCVLRITAAPAPQGTSGQGAAPSALLVGDIEQAQEAALVARGAIAPVDVLLVPHHGSKTSSTPALLDAARPRTALVQAGYRNRFGHPAPEVVSRYRERGAVLLDSPRCGAATWASESPGQWQCERDAGRRYWHHAPAPLP; this is encoded by the coding sequence ATGCCGCAGCCGTCTCCCGCCCCTGCCGTCCTCGCCACGCCTGCCATGGCGCGCCCCTGGCGCTGGCCCTGGTGGCTGGTTGGGGTGCTGGCGGGTGCGGTGCTGCAGCTCACGCAGGCGGCGTTGTGGCCGCTGGCCGCCTATGCGGCGGCGGCGCTGGGCGGGCTGCTGGGGGCCGTGGCGGCGGTGGTGCCGTCGGGCCGCGGGCGGCGGCCGGCCTGGTGCGGCTCGCGCGGGTGGATGCTGGCCTGCGGCCTGGTCTTCATGGGGGGCGCGACAGGGCTGCGGGCGCTGCTGTTCCTGCAGGGGGCCTTGCCGCCGGCGCTGGAAGGCCGCGACATCGCCATCGTGGGCGTGGTGGCCGCCATGCCGCAGACCGGCGACTCCGGCGTGCGCTTGCGCATGGCGGTGGAATCGGCAGTGCTGGACGGCCAGGCGGTCACGGTGCCGCCGGTGATCGATGTGGCCTGGTACGTGGGTACCTTCGGCGAGGCCGCCGGCGCGGCGGACGTGCGGCGGCTGTCCACCCAGGTGCAGGCTGGCGAGCGCTGGCGCATGACCGTGCGCCTGAAGGCACCCCACGGCCTGCGCAACCCGCACGGTTTCGATGCCGAGCTGGCGTGGTGGGAGCAGGGCGTGCAGGCCACCGGCTACGTGCGCACCGGCGCGCGGGACGAACCGCCCCGGCGGCTGGAGGCGACCTGGCGCTACCCGGTGCAGCGGGCGCGCCAGGCGGTGCGCGATGCCATCCTGGCCCACCTGGCGCCGGTCGATGCCGGCACGGGCCTGGACGATGGCGGCAATGCCGCACGCACCCGCGCCGCGGGCGTGGTGGCCGCGCTGGTCACCGGCGACCAACGCGCGATCGACCGGGCCGATTGGGACGTGTTCCGGGCCACGGGCGTGGCGCACCTCGTCAGCATCTCGGGCCTGCACATCACGTTGTTCGCCTGGTTGGCCGCAGCGGGGGTCGGCGCGCTGTGGCGCCGCGTGCCGCGCTGGTGCCTGGCCCTGCCGGCGCCGACGGCGGCGCTGGCCGGGGGCGTGCTGCTGGCCTGGGCCTATGCCGTGTTCAGCGGCTGGGGCGTGCCGGCGCAGCGCACGGTGTGCATGCTGGCCACCGTGGCGCTGCTGCGGTTATCCGGGCGGCGCTGGCCCTGGCCCCAGGTCTGGCTGCTGGCCTGCGCGGTGGTCGTGCTGGCCGATCCCTGGGCGCTGCTGCAGGCGGGTTTCTGGCTGAGCTTCGTTGCGGTGGCAGTGCTGTTTGCTACTGATTCAATAGCAAAAGAGGCAAATGAATCTAGGGCATCGGGCCGATTGGCATCCATGCTGCGCGAGCAGTGGGTGGTCACGCTCGCCCTCACGCCGCTCACGCTGCTGCTGTTCGGGCAGGTGTCCGTCGTCGGCCTGCTGGCCAACCTGGTGGCGATTCCCTGGATCACGCTGCTGGTCACCCCGCTGGCTTTGGCCGGCACCCTGTGGGCGCCGCTGTGGACGGCCGCCGCGTGGTGCGTGCTGCCGTTTGCCGGCCTGCTGCAGTGGCTGGCCGCGTTGCCGTGGGCCGCGGTGTCGCTGCCCGCCGCTCCGGTGTGGGCGGGCGTGGCCGGGGTGGCGGGCGGCACGCTGCTGGCCTTGCGCTGGCCCTGGCCGTTGCGGGCCCTGGGCGTGCCGCTGCTGATCCCCGTGCTGTGGTGGCAGCCGCACCGCCCGCCGCCGGGCCAGTTCGACCTGCTGGCCGCCGACGTGGGGCAGGGCCAGGCCGTGCTGGTGCGCACCGCGCGCCACGCCATGCTGTACGACGCGGGGCCCCGCTATGGGCTGGACAGCGATGCGGGCGACCGTGTGCTGGTGCCGCTGCTGCGCAGCATGGGCGAGCGCATCGACCTGCTGATGCTGAGCCACCGCGACACCGACCACACCGGCGGGGCCTCCGCCGTGCTGGCGCAGCAGCCGCAGGCGGGGCTCATGGGTTCGATCGAGAACGAGCATGCCCTGCAGCAACTGCGCCCCGCGGCGCCGTGCCTGGCGGGCCAGCGGTGGGCCTGGGACGGCGTGCTGTTCGAGGTGCTGCACCCGCTGGAGGCGCAGGCATCGCTGCCATCCGACGGGCCCCGGCCTGCCGTGCGGCCCAACACCCTGAGCTGCGTGCTGCGGATCACGGCCGCCCCGGCGCCGCAAGGCACCTCGGGGCAGGGCGCCGCGCCGTCCGCGCTGCTGGTGGGCGACATCGAGCAGGCGCAGGAGGCCGCCCTGGTGGCGCGCGGCGCCATTGCGCCGGTCGATGTGCTGCTGGTGCCGCACCACGGCAGCAAGACGTCTTCCACGCCCGCGCTGCTGGATGCGGCCCGGCCCCGCACCGCGCTGGTGCAGGCCGGCTACCGCAACCGCTTCGGCCATCCCGCGCCGGAGGTGGTGTCGCGGTACCGCGAGCGGGGCGCCGTGCTGCTCGATTCGCCGCGCTGCGGCGCCGCCACCTGGGCGTCCGAGTCGCCCGGCCAATGGCAGTGCGAACGCGACGCGGGCCGGCGCTACTGGCACCACGCACCCGCCCCGTTGCCGTGA
- a CDS encoding methyl-accepting chemotaxis protein — MKNLRISHKLWGAVVAIVIALAAVVGTSAYRSAATQARSAQVTADMAMRVEAALRWAGLTETNAARTQAIIVSSDPAMEAEFKDLIAATSAQITEVQKSLEALPLSEADKAQMAAIVAARKTMTELRARARQLKADGQQAEATALVKQSYSPAVAAYLQTLRDFVQLQQRNAQAGQQAVAAERLVTVRVGALAVALLVACMVAGAYVLIRSIQQPLAEANALAARIAGGDLSATQTSVRGDELGDLLRSLQTMGDSLGRMVQQVRRSTDSIAIASAEIAAGNQDLSARTEQTSSNLQQTAATMEQFSSTLQQSAGSAREASGLAEGASGVARRGGEVVAQVVSTMEEIQQSSRKIEDIIGVIDGIAFQTNILALNAAVEAARAGEQGRGFAVVAGEVRLLAGRSAEAAREIKGLIGASVERVHAGSRLVQDAGATMADIVQSVQRVTDMIGEVTAATSQQSAGISQVNQAVGHLDQMTQQNAALVEESAAAAQSLREQADQLTRTVSVFRVDHGAGFAPGAAAAQAPVAAPTARLTPRPAPSTPPRPAPRAVAAPAKAPAKVPTQGPRPTPAPALQAAGAPVSAAAAGGRPAPASPPSSKGSAPAPKPAAAARATAGGGDDDWTSF, encoded by the coding sequence ATGAAAAATCTGCGCATTTCCCACAAGCTGTGGGGGGCCGTCGTCGCGATCGTGATCGCACTGGCCGCCGTGGTCGGTACCTCGGCCTATCGCTCGGCCGCCACGCAGGCGCGCTCCGCGCAGGTCACGGCCGACATGGCCATGCGGGTCGAGGCGGCCCTGCGCTGGGCCGGGCTCACCGAGACCAACGCCGCGCGCACGCAGGCCATCATCGTGAGCAGCGACCCGGCCATGGAGGCGGAGTTCAAGGACCTGATCGCCGCCACCTCCGCGCAGATCACCGAGGTGCAGAAATCGCTGGAGGCCTTGCCGCTCTCGGAGGCCGACAAGGCGCAGATGGCCGCCATCGTCGCCGCCCGCAAGACGATGACCGAGCTGCGTGCGCGGGCGCGGCAATTGAAGGCCGACGGCCAGCAGGCCGAAGCGACGGCGCTGGTCAAGCAAAGCTACAGCCCGGCGGTGGCCGCCTACCTGCAGACCCTGCGCGACTTCGTGCAGCTGCAGCAGCGCAACGCCCAGGCCGGGCAGCAGGCTGTGGCGGCCGAGCGGCTGGTGACCGTGCGCGTGGGTGCCCTGGCCGTGGCGCTGCTGGTGGCGTGCATGGTGGCGGGTGCTTATGTGCTGATCCGCAGCATCCAGCAGCCGCTGGCCGAGGCCAACGCGCTGGCCGCGCGCATCGCGGGCGGCGACCTGAGCGCCACGCAGACCTCGGTGCGCGGCGACGAGCTGGGCGATCTGCTGCGTTCGCTGCAGACCATGGGCGACTCGCTGGGCCGCATGGTGCAGCAGGTGCGCCGCAGCACCGACAGCATCGCCATCGCGAGCGCGGAGATCGCCGCGGGCAACCAGGACCTGTCCGCGCGCACCGAGCAGACGTCCAGCAACCTGCAGCAGACCGCTGCGACCATGGAGCAGTTCTCCAGCACCCTGCAGCAAAGCGCCGGCAGCGCCCGCGAGGCCAGCGGCCTGGCCGAAGGCGCTTCGGGCGTTGCGCGGCGTGGCGGCGAGGTGGTGGCGCAGGTGGTGTCCACGATGGAGGAGATCCAGCAAAGCAGCCGCAAGATCGAGGACATCATCGGCGTGATCGACGGCATCGCCTTCCAGACCAACATCCTGGCGCTCAACGCCGCCGTGGAGGCGGCGCGTGCGGGCGAGCAGGGCCGGGGCTTCGCCGTGGTGGCGGGCGAGGTGCGCCTGCTGGCCGGGCGCAGCGCCGAGGCCGCGCGCGAGATCAAGGGCCTGATCGGCGCCTCCGTGGAGCGGGTGCATGCGGGCTCGCGCCTGGTGCAGGACGCGGGCGCCACGATGGCGGACATCGTGCAGTCCGTGCAGCGCGTGACCGACATGATCGGCGAGGTCACGGCCGCGACGTCGCAGCAAAGCGCCGGCATCTCGCAGGTGAACCAGGCCGTGGGCCACCTGGACCAGATGACCCAGCAGAACGCGGCGCTGGTGGAAGAAAGCGCCGCGGCCGCCCAGAGCCTGCGCGAGCAGGCGGACCAGTTGACCCGCACCGTGTCGGTGTTCCGGGTGGATCACGGGGCGGGTTTTGCGCCGGGCGCCGCGGCGGCGCAGGCCCCGGTGGCCGCGCCGACAGCGCGTCTGACACCGCGTCCGGCACCGAGCACGCCACCGCGTCCGGCGCCGCGTGCCGTTGCCGCACCGGCGAAGGCGCCGGCCAAAGTGCCGACCCAGGGGCCCAGGCCAACGCCCGCGCCTGCGCTCCAGGCGGCAGGCGCACCGGTCAGCGCAGCGGCCGCGGGAGGCCGCCCCGCGCCTGCCAGCCCGCCCTCATCGAAGGGCAGCGCGCCCGCCCCGAAGCCCGCAGCCGCCGCGCGCGCGACGGCGGGCGGTGGGGACGACGACTGGACGTCGTTCTAG
- a CDS encoding DUF4148 domain-containing protein: MPTVFDRRNTTASPHTLARTTLAACALLAGSLAMAQTSAPPDAATAAATAPRVVAMDAPAGRTRAEVIAELQCARASGELEAMAMQSYGMPTPPVNRAVPECAAAGGTAVAGSATSRPAP; the protein is encoded by the coding sequence ATGCCCACCGTTTTCGACCGCCGCAACACCACCGCCTCGCCCCACACCCTGGCGCGCACGACCCTCGCCGCCTGCGCCCTGCTCGCGGGCTCCCTGGCCATGGCACAGACCAGCGCGCCGCCGGATGCGGCCACCGCAGCCGCGACTGCGCCCCGAGTGGTTGCGATGGATGCCCCCGCAGGCCGCACGCGCGCCGAGGTCATTGCCGAGCTGCAATGCGCGCGGGCCTCGGGCGAACTGGAGGCCATGGCGATGCAGTCCTATGGCATGCCCACCCCGCCCGTGAACCGGGCCGTGCCCGAATGCGCCGCAGCGGGCGGCACGGCCGTGGCCGGCAGCGCCACCTCCCGCCCCGCTCCGTGA
- a CDS encoding methyl-accepting chemotaxis protein, whose amino-acid sequence MSLRNLTVRAQLTLSFGVLALLVLVASSVAVWGLNGAKENFSDYVNGVAARAKLSEQIRMAVDRRAIAARNLVLVKSDADVAVEKAAAIEAHKDVQANMAKLKDMVSHGEAPPAIRTLVGEIDKVEQAYGTVALDIINLAVSGQREQATTKMNAECRPLLAALIAKTNEYSLATDQRANALVKEAEAEFRWQRSLLLGACLLAFAAAAIAGVLITRSLTRSLGAEPSELSSAAQRVAQGDLSDMAGLANALPGSVLASLGTMQQSLVSIVAEVRNASDSIATGSMEISTGNTDLSQRTEEQASALEQVASTMEQFSTTVRNNADNAKQADQLAQDATTVATQGGGVVTQVVKTMKDINDSSRQISDIIGVIDGIAFQTNILALNAAVEAARAGEQGRGFAVVASEVRSLAGRSADAAKQIKGLIGTSVERVSQGSELVDEAGRTMQEVVGAIQRVTEMVAQIRGASAEQSAGVGQISQAISQIDQTTQQNAALVEESAAAAQSLEQQTRRLVDAVAIFKLDAQAILSASGQPALRSPAKAALPPAFQPRRPALA is encoded by the coding sequence ATGTCGCTGCGAAATCTCACCGTCAGAGCCCAGTTGACGCTTTCTTTCGGGGTGCTGGCCTTGCTGGTGCTGGTGGCCTCCAGCGTGGCGGTTTGGGGGCTCAATGGGGCCAAGGAGAACTTCAGCGACTACGTGAATGGCGTCGCCGCACGCGCCAAGCTATCCGAACAGATCCGCATGGCGGTGGATCGCCGGGCCATCGCGGCCCGCAATCTGGTACTGGTGAAGAGCGATGCCGACGTGGCGGTGGAGAAGGCGGCGGCGATCGAGGCGCACAAGGACGTGCAGGCCAACATGGCCAAGCTGAAAGACATGGTCAGCCACGGCGAGGCCCCCCCGGCCATCAGGACCCTGGTGGGTGAGATCGACAAAGTGGAGCAGGCCTACGGCACCGTGGCCCTGGACATCATCAACCTGGCCGTGTCGGGCCAGCGTGAGCAGGCCACCACCAAGATGAACGCGGAATGCCGCCCCCTGCTGGCCGCGCTGATCGCCAAGACGAACGAATACTCGCTCGCCACGGACCAGCGGGCGAACGCCCTGGTCAAGGAGGCGGAGGCTGAGTTCCGGTGGCAGCGGTCCCTGCTGCTGGGCGCCTGCCTGCTGGCCTTCGCCGCGGCGGCCATCGCCGGCGTGCTGATCACGCGCAGCCTCACCCGCTCGCTGGGTGCCGAGCCTTCCGAGCTGAGCTCCGCGGCCCAGCGCGTGGCGCAGGGCGACCTGTCCGACATGGCCGGCCTGGCCAACGCCCTGCCCGGCAGCGTGCTGGCCTCGCTGGGCACCATGCAGCAGAGCCTGGTGTCCATCGTGGCGGAGGTGCGCAACGCCAGCGACTCCATCGCCACCGGCTCGATGGAAATCTCCACCGGCAACACCGACCTGAGCCAGCGCACCGAAGAGCAGGCCAGCGCGCTGGAGCAGGTGGCATCGACCATGGAACAGTTCAGCACCACGGTGCGCAACAACGCGGACAACGCCAAGCAGGCCGATCAGTTGGCCCAGGACGCGACCACGGTGGCCACCCAGGGCGGCGGCGTGGTGACCCAGGTGGTCAAGACCATGAAGGACATCAACGACAGCTCGCGGCAGATCTCCGACATCATCGGCGTGATCGATGGCATCGCCTTCCAGACCAACATCCTCGCCTTGAACGCCGCCGTGGAAGCCGCCCGCGCCGGCGAACAGGGCCGGGGCTTCGCCGTGGTGGCCTCCGAGGTGCGCAGCCTGGCCGGCCGTTCGGCCGACGCCGCCAAGCAGATCAAGGGCCTGATCGGCACCAGCGTGGAGCGGGTGTCGCAGGGCTCCGAACTGGTGGACGAGGCCGGCCGCACGATGCAGGAAGTGGTCGGCGCGATCCAGCGCGTCACCGAAATGGTGGCGCAGATCCGCGGTGCCAGCGCCGAGCAGAGCGCCGGCGTCGGGCAGATCAGCCAGGCCATCAGCCAGATCGACCAGACCACGCAGCAGAACGCCGCGCTGGTGGAAGAAAGCGCCGCCGCCGCGCAGAGCCTGGAGCAGCAGACGCGCCGGCTGGTGGACGCGGTCGCCATCTTCAAGCTCGATGCCCAGGCCATCCTGTCCGCCTCCGGCCAGCCGGCCCTGCGCAGCCCCGCCAAGGCCGCCCTGCCCCCGGCCTTCCAGCCTCGCCGCCCCGCCCTGGCCTGA